The Gemmatimonadota bacterium genome contains the following window.
CCGCGAGCTGCTGATCACCGCCATACGTGCGGTCGCGGCGGGGCGCGGGGTCGTGATCCCGGCCGGGAAAGCGGGGAAATACAAGGCCGTCACGCAGAACATCTTCGTCGGTTCCGTCCTGCTCTGGTACGCGCTCCAGACCCTGGCCCGGAGCGAAGCGTGGGCGGGGCAGCTCTGGCATCTCTGGCAGGAGTTCCATGGCGCGGTCCTGGCTCTCGCCCTCGCCCTCGCCGTACTGCTGACCGTGTATTCGATGGCCGTCTACCTCTGGAACTGGCGCATGCCGCGGCGGTCGGCCGCGTGACGGGTGCGCCCGCCGCACCCGCCCTCGAGCTGGTCACGATTGGCAACGAGCTGCTGCTGGGTGAGATCGTCGACCGGAACAGTGCCTGGCTGGGGCAGCGGCTGGCGGCGGCGGGGATCCGGGTGGCACGGCGCACGAGCGTAGGGGACGAGCCCGCCGCGATTGCCGCCGCCATCTCGGAGGCGCTGGACCGGATGGGCACCGCGCTCTGCACCGGTGGGCTGGGCCCGACGAGGGACGACTTGACCAAGCCGGTCGTGGCAGCGCTCTTCGGGCGCGAGCTGCAGTTGGATGGGCGACTTCTGGATCAGGTGCGGCAGCGGTTTGCGGAGCGCGGCCTCGAGATGCCGGAGCTGAACCGGACGCAGGCGCTGGTTCCCGCCGGGGCGCGCGTTTTCCCCAACCCGCGGGGCACCGCGCCCGGCCTGGCGCTCGAGGACGAGCGCGGCCGGCTCGCCATCCTGCTCCCCGGCGTGCCCGCCGAGATGCAGACGCTGGTCGAGCAGTCGGTGTTGCCCTTCTTGCTCGAACGCTGGCCCGAGCGAGGCCGCCCGATCCGCCATCGCGTGCTGAGGACCGCGGGCATCCCGGAGTCGGCGCTGGCCGAGCGGGTGGATGACGTCGTCCAGAAGCTGGCTCCGATTTCGCTGGCATCCCTACCGACCGTCGCCGGCGTGGATCTCAGGCTGACGAGCTGGGGCGTGCTCCCTGCCCAGGAAGCCGAGCGGATGCTGGACGCGGCAGAGGCGGAGCTGCGGTCCCGGCTCGGCCGCTTTATCTATGGTCTCGGCGACGAGGACCTGGCAGACGCGGTCGCGCTCGAGTGTACGGAGCGGGGGCTCACCCTGGCCGTAGCAGAGAGCTGTACGGGCGGGCTGATCGCCCGACGCCTCACGGATCGGCCGGGCGCGTCCGCCTTCCTGCTCGCCGGCATTGTGCCGTACGCGAACTCGGCCAAGGAGTCGCTGCTCGGCGTCCAGCCAAGAACACTGCGCGATCATGGGGCCGTGAGTGGAGAGGCCGTGCGCGAAATGGCGGAAGGCGCGCGCCGTGTCAGTGGCGCGGACGCGGCCATTGCGGTGACCGGCATTGCCGGGCCGAGTGGAGGCACGCCCGCGAAGCCCGTCGGACTGGTCTGGCTGGCCGCCGCCGTCAGGGACGCGGTCCGCATCGAAAGCCACCGGTTCCTCGGCGATCGACTCGAGATACGCGAGCGCGCCGCGCAGGCCGCGCTCCTTACGCTGTGGCGGATGCTGCGAACGGAGGTGCTATGACGACGCAGTTGCTTACGCGGAGCGAAGGGTTTCTGGAGGGCGTGCGTGGGCTGCGCCTCTACTACCGCGCCTGGGAGGCCCCAGCACCAAGCGCGGCGCTGCTCATTGTGCATGGCCTGGGCGAGCACAGCGCCAGGTACGTTGCCTTCGCCGAGGCCATGACCGGGAACGGGATCTCGTGCTTCGCCCTCGATCTGCGCGGCCACGGCTGCTCCGAGGGGCGGCGCGGCCACGCCGCACGATTCGATGTGCTGCTCCAGGACCTGGACCGATTCCGCCGCGAAGTCATGGGGCTCATCGCTCCTGAACTGCCCATCTTCCTGCTCGGACACTCGATGGGTGGGCTACTGGCCCTGCGATACCTCGAGGAGTACGGCGAGTCGTTGCGCGGCGCCATACTGGTCTCGCCCTGGCTCGCCACCGCCATGCCCGTGCCGCGCTGGAAGACTACGCTCGCCGGTGCACTCAACCGCCTGCTGCCGTCCCTGCCCTTCGCGGCCAGGATCCGCGCCGAGCACCTCTGCCGCGACCCGCATGTGGTGCAGAATTACAAGGACGACCCACTCGTGCACGACACCATCACGCCCCGGCTGTTCAGCGAGGCCTCCGCCGCCATGGGGCTCGTGCTGCAGCGCAGCGAGCGGCTCCGAGTGCCGCTCCTCTTCCTGCTGGCCAGTGACGACCGCCTCGTCGATACTCAGCGCACGGCTACCTTCGCACGCTCGCTCCAGCCGGACCTGGTCACGGTACGCATCTTCCCCGATTACTACCACGAGGTGCTCAACGAGCCGGCCAATGACGACGCCCTGGACGCGATCTGCGACTGGGTCGCCAGGCATCCGGCCTGAGGCGCTGCCGATTTGACAGCTACCGCCTGGCACCGGGATTGCACCCTGCGCCGCGATCCGGCCGGCAGGCGGGCCGGGATCCGCCGGCCGTGGGCGGGGCGGGCATCGTGCGGCGCATGCAGGTAAATGTCCCGGCCGCCGGAACCCCATACCGAATACCGAAAGTATGTTCATGGAAGAGCCGATGAGAAGTGGGACGGACCCTGTGGATGGGGGTGTGGGCGCGGGCGCAGGTGAAGCCGAGCTGGCGGGCGAGTCGGCGCTGCTGGCGGCGAGCACGGCGCAGCTCGCAGCTCTGCAGTCCGAGCTGGCGGCCTTGAACGACCGCCATTTGCGGCTGGCGGCGGAATTCGACAATTACCGCAAGCGCCTGGATCGGGAGCGAGCAGAGCTCTGGGTCCGCGCGCAGGCCGATCTGGTCAGCCGGCTTCTGGATGTGTTGGATGACCTGCAGCGTTATGCCGAGCAGTCCGCGGAGCCAGCGTCCGTGGACGCTCTGCTGGAGGCGGCCCGACTGGTAGAAAAGAAGCTCCGCCACCTGCTCGAGTCCGCCGGGCTCGAGCCCATCGAGGCGCAGGGCGAGTTCTTCAACCCCGCTACCATGGAAGCGGTCATGACGGCTCCGGCCGAGGACGCCGAGGAGGACGAGGTGGTCGCGGAGGTGTTCCAGCGCGGCTACCGGTTCCGTGATGTGCTGATCCGGCCGGCCAGGGTTCAGGTCAAGAAGCACCAGGCGTAGGGCACGCAATGGCGGCGGCGACGTCCAAAAACTATTACCTCCTCCTGGGCGTGGCGGAGACGGCCACGCCGGAGGAGATCAAGAAAGCCTACCGCAAGTTGGCGAAGCGCTACCATCCGGATGCCAACTCGAACGATCCGCAGGCGGCCGAGCGCTTCAAGGAAGTGGGCGAGGCCTACGCGGTGCTGGGTGATCCGGCCAAGCGCAAGCAATACGATACCATGCGGCGCATGGGGCCGTTTGCCGGGTTCGCACGCCGTGGCGCGGGAGGCGAGGCGGGCGGTGGCGGTGCCGAGGGGATCCGCTTCTCTTTCGAGGAGTTGAGCGACCTGGGTGGTCTCGGCGACCTGTTCAGCTCGATCTTCGACCGCGGCCGGCGCCGCCGAGGCGCGGCGGGCGTGGAGCGGGGGCAGGACATCGACTACTCGGTCGAGATTTCCTTGACCATGGCGGCGCGCGGGGGCAAGCTCCCCATCACGCTGCCGGTGGCGGAGGAATGCGCCACCTGCCGCGGGAGCGGCGGCGCGCCGGGCACGCGGCCGCGTTCCTGCCCAGAATGTGGCGGGACAGGCACGATCTCCTTCGGGCAGGGTGGGTTCGCCGTCACCCGTCCCTGCCCGGCCTGCTACGGCAGGGGTCAAATTCCAACCCAGCCCTGCCCCGTCTGCGGCGGCGCTGGAACCGTGCGCGAGCAACGGCAGATCTTGCTCGGCGTGCCGGCGGGTGTGGACAGCGGCTCGAAGATCCGGCTATCCGGCCAGGGCGAGCGCGGCACGGGTGGCGGGCCGCCCGGCGACCTGGTCATCACCTTTCAGGTGAAGCCGCACGCCTTCTTCCGCCG
Protein-coding sequences here:
- a CDS encoding lysophospholipase, giving the protein MTTQLLTRSEGFLEGVRGLRLYYRAWEAPAPSAALLIVHGLGEHSARYVAFAEAMTGNGISCFALDLRGHGCSEGRRGHAARFDVLLQDLDRFRREVMGLIAPELPIFLLGHSMGGLLALRYLEEYGESLRGAILVSPWLATAMPVPRWKTTLAGALNRLLPSLPFAARIRAEHLCRDPHVVQNYKDDPLVHDTITPRLFSEASAAMGLVLQRSERLRVPLLFLLASDDRLVDTQRTATFARSLQPDLVTVRIFPDYYHEVLNEPANDDALDAICDWVARHPA
- a CDS encoding nucleotide exchange factor GrpE; amino-acid sequence: MRSGTDPVDGGVGAGAGEAELAGESALLAASTAQLAALQSELAALNDRHLRLAAEFDNYRKRLDRERAELWVRAQADLVSRLLDVLDDLQRYAEQSAEPASVDALLEAARLVEKKLRHLLESAGLEPIEAQGEFFNPATMEAVMTAPAEDAEEDEVVAEVFQRGYRFRDVLIRPARVQVKKHQA
- the dnaJ gene encoding molecular chaperone DnaJ, which encodes MAAATSKNYYLLLGVAETATPEEIKKAYRKLAKRYHPDANSNDPQAAERFKEVGEAYAVLGDPAKRKQYDTMRRMGPFAGFARRGAGGEAGGGGAEGIRFSFEELSDLGGLGDLFSSIFDRGRRRRGAAGVERGQDIDYSVEISLTMAARGGKLPITLPVAEECATCRGSGGAPGTRPRSCPECGGTGTISFGQGGFAVTRPCPACYGRGQIPTQPCPVCGGAGTVREQRQILLGVPAGVDSGSKIRLSGQGERGTGGGPPGDLVITFQVKPHAFFRRDGLNVHCTIPVNVAQATLGSKIRVRTVDGKKVALKIPPGTQSGTRFRIPGQGVEKSGRRGDQFVQVKIVVPEQLGPEQEELMREFARATKLRY
- a CDS encoding competence/damage-inducible protein A; this encodes MTGAPAAPALELVTIGNELLLGEIVDRNSAWLGQRLAAAGIRVARRTSVGDEPAAIAAAISEALDRMGTALCTGGLGPTRDDLTKPVVAALFGRELQLDGRLLDQVRQRFAERGLEMPELNRTQALVPAGARVFPNPRGTAPGLALEDERGRLAILLPGVPAEMQTLVEQSVLPFLLERWPERGRPIRHRVLRTAGIPESALAERVDDVVQKLAPISLASLPTVAGVDLRLTSWGVLPAQEAERMLDAAEAELRSRLGRFIYGLGDEDLADAVALECTERGLTLAVAESCTGGLIARRLTDRPGASAFLLAGIVPYANSAKESLLGVQPRTLRDHGAVSGEAVREMAEGARRVSGADAAIAVTGIAGPSGGTPAKPVGLVWLAAAVRDAVRIESHRFLGDRLEIRERAAQAALLTLWRMLRTEVL